The nucleotide sequence GGCTCAAGCTTGAACCATTTAAGGTTGTTAATGTTTTTGTGATTCAAACCACTTCAACAATATATTTGAAGCATTAatagatttctattttttttataagtatttcCTTATTGGTTTGTGTGTATCACACAATTACCTTTTCTTGTACTAAAACTCAGGACATTGCCCTCAGATCCATTGCATCCCTCAGGTTTCAAATGTATTCTGTTGTTTATCGATTTGTTTCTACTGTGTAATAACTTTCTCCTTGTACTAAAACTTGTCATTTGCCACCTTAGCTCTGATTCTTCCTTcctgagaggtattgccagaaaaTATTTTGGTTCATAAGAGCATAGCTGCAACCATTATGATAGATGTTTTACATAAATTTTAGGTGCCTTGCTTTTTAATATTAGGTCAGTGGCTTTTACAGAGGTGGACTTCTTGATTTTGAGTTGGGTTTTGTTGCTGATTCCAGTTTGGTAGGAAATAGTCTTGATAGTTCATATATTATGGTCTTCAAAAGGTTATATTATTACCCTTGGTGTGGCAAATGTGTATGTGCATGATTTAGGCTGAGATCCTTCCATGAGTAATAGAGCACTCAATTTAAGCAATGGGTAAGGTGGATGATGCAGGATGAGTTCATATTAGTCTTATTTTGACAATCTTAAATCTGAATCTGAAATCCTCTCATGTCTAGGTTTAaggttttttatataataatatttgtatttttgaataatttatgttatttttgaagTGTTATTAGAATGCAATTTTGAGTTACTTAATGATAAGAATACCTTCACCTTTTTTGTTTCACTTTCATCAAACTCGTGATGGAATTCTGTTTAGTATGGGATTTGAAAACATTATGTATTGTGGACTTTCTCAATTCTTCCCCAAACTCTTGTTTTGAAGTATATTTGTTTGTTAAATCTATTTATTCATTATAGAGCTTTTTTAAAGACATCCATTGGTTTCTATACGAAATTCTTTATGTTTGACAAAGTGATCTAAGACAATACATAAATTGTTATGTTATAGCTCATTCTATCAAACATTGTTCtatcatctttatatttttacatctcatcttatatatatttttaacaacTATATGGAAGACATGATCCTCTGTTCCCAAGATGTGATTCTTCTTTAACTTTCTTGTCACTTCTCCAACTCCTTATATTATGACATTTGTATACCATGCTGTCATCTTATTTTACAAAGAAGCCATAAGGACAAAAAAGACACATCGATAAGTAGCATATTTATTTCTCCCACATCCTAACATAAGCATTAGGGTTATTTTTCCAAACATAACTGTGGTTAATTCTAAAATGTTTTTAGTAGTAAGGCTAATATGTATCATATACTTTACAGTGGTGTATACTTGGAACTTTGGGAGTCTCAAGTATTTGTTGTTGATTCCTTGATGTTACAAACTTCAAGTGTAAATACAGCAGCATTACTGTATTCTCAGATGTGGTTGACCATGTGGTGAACTTATTGATTAAGACAATACCATtgatcagtgatttcaataggcgctcgcgcGCTCCCCTAGGAGCTCGGGCGAGACGAGGGGAGGCCCGAGTGCCACGCTTCATGTCCAGgtgcctcgcttcaaagaggcgccgcttgggcactcacccgagcccaggcgccgggtgCTTCGGGagagcgcctaggttaaaccaagcgatcgaaccagatttttaggtctggttggtctccggtgctttagttggttcaatcgaaccaactaaatcaccgatatcaggctccctctcgtGATTTCCCCGACTCGCGATTTTGTCGGTTGTCGCTGCTCGCTGTTGTCGCTGTTGTTGTAGAGAGCAACGACaactaacactcgcgattttgtcGTTGAGATTTCTTCTCTGTTGTCGCTGCTCTCTACTGCCGAtgccactatcgctgctcgctgctactatCGCTACTCGCTGCTGCCACAATCACTGCTCGTCgttgccacaatcgctgctcgcTACTGCTGTCGTCGCTCGTTGCAGCTGTCGCCACTCCCGCTGTCGCTCatagctcccgctcccactcccactcccgctaTCGTCGTCGCTCACCGCTCCCGCTCCAGCTACGACTGTCACTTGCTACCGCTACTGCTACCGCTACCGTTATCGTTGCctcagcctcggtcttctcacactcttctcactatactgttaacagtatattaacagtatactgctaattgtatactaataatagtatttttatttattagattaataatatattcttttgattttaatactattaattttatttatttaatgctatattttttatttaaaaaataaaaaaatatactattatggtttatttatttattgtgataTTGTacttgattttcttaatttaatagtatatttttaatttaaatagttatatttattaattatattatatatttttatattttagtgccttgcttcgctcgggcagcgcctagcgccttgggtgtttttggaccttagcgcattttggcacctagcgttttttaaatcattgcCATTGATACAATACCTTAAATCAGCATGGTCAGACTACAATTGCTTCGGAAAATATCAAGCCAACCCTAAATAGTTGGAATATTATGGCTTGTTTTTGTACTTGTGGATTGTTGTACTTGTGTGGTAATCAAGGATTTTACAGCAAAATGTGGATACAAGAATCTTGGTTTAATGAGATTAATAGTGCAGTAACTTTCTATCAGATGCAATCTTGAGATtgcaccaaggttcgcaataccgtaccgtactagtatttcgacctgggctttgtaccggtacggtacggtataccgagcggtacacccaggtgtaccgagcggtacacccaagtGTGCTGAGTaatgtagcactgctatagtgctacagtgcactcggaccggtaacaggtggtccgcgtaccgacaacctgtcggaccggtacgtaccgcccataccgggcggtacggttcggtacggcagaccctggatTGCACATCCTAAAATTTGGTGTATATGTTTGAACTTTTCTCATGCGTGTTTAGCAATTTGTTCTCATCTGTTTTCTACTGCATGGGTGGATTTATTTGCTTGATATCTGCTGAtttattttgtttcattctttcCTTTGATTTACTGCTGGGGTTTTAAAATGGTGTCTCTAACCATTTTAGGTGTATTTcttcttaaaattatatataagatGAGTAATTTGAAAAGTCAATTTATTTATCAGTTACTGCCAATACTCTTTTCTTCCTCTAAATTGGTTTGGTCAATTGCCACAGATGCGAGCTGTATCCTGAGTTAGAGGTCCTTGGTAGGCATCAACACCCAAATTTAACTATTCCATTTCTAAAGGTAAAAACATTTCTTTTCCAGCcttcatttttttatctttttaaatttCAGCTCTTCTACACATGGACATAGAATTAAGTTCTAGGTTTCACTAACGAGTGACCATGTTACATGAATTGTGTCCTGATTTATTTTAGACTAGTTTCTACAGCATCTTGCTGTCACATATCCTTGTTCTTATCTGATGATGGAATTCATTTGATATGTGTATCTGTATCTTTGACATAAACATATATGATTATCCTGCTTGACAAAATAAATTTCAATCTGCATAAAGCTGATGTCAACATTTTGGCAGGTTCAAAGATTTTAGGTGTATATAGGTACAAACTAAAATTTATTGGACCTGTATAATGTATATCATTCTATCCCTTGTTATATCAAGAAGAACTATGGTTGGCATTCCAAAGTATTTAGAATTGTGGTTAACTCTTCTTGTATCAGAGTTATGTTTCCTTTTTGTTGTATGTTTAATATAATGAATATAAATCTCTTTTGCTtggagaaaaaaaatcttttttttttatcttgttctattattatattcttctttcttgttttatcTTGTTCTATTATTTCATTCTTAATCCTAAAGTTTGAAGATGTTACAAGCAGATTTTCTTATTTGTATTTTGAGCTTGCTGATTGTTAACATTCTTGTGTCTAGGCTGTGGGTGAAATTGCAAAGGCATCACAAACTGAAGCATCTTCTTTGCCAGATCAGACTGAAATATTTAGTGCACACGTCAGCTCCAAGATTCTTATGATACAAAAATGGATTAATGAGAATCATGTGGATAGTAGCTCCTTCTCCATGTGTACCAAATCCCAGGCTTAGgtaattctgatttgtactatAAGGATTCTGGTCTTCTGTTTCAGCTTTGATTAGTACTGTTGAATGATTGGCACATGACCATGAAATCTGCCAAATTATGTTTCATTGAATTTTGTGAGTATTAATTTAAGAAATTGCTTTTATTTGTAAAATTGTACTCTATTAATTTAAGAATTTTGTGAGTATTAATTTTGTGATTAGGCAATGATTTTACTGTATATTGCTTTTATTGTAAAATTGTACTAAAAATTCCTACATTACTGTGATCTTCGCccagacagatatctcatatttcaaATTGTACTATTTAGTATATCTGATATCATGATGAAATATGACTAAGAGTGTAGAAGTTTAGTTGCTTTCACATGTGATTGCCATATTTAACTAACAAACTAAGCActttgatcataaaattttatacacTCCCCCAGTGAAAGAACACTTTTCTAAAAACAAAGAATTAGTTCTCTTTGAAGATGCGAAAGTGGAGACAGATTAAATAGTTATCTTCTGTGGTTTAGCAGGCTTCCAGtgctatttttttctcatttctttgTTTCAATTGGTATattgttattatgatatttttaatctAGTGTTTGAATATTTTATGTAGTCTTTCAAGGTTCTCTTTGTTCAATGCAAGTGCTATTTGGAATAATTTCCCATTGCCTTTTTGTTCTAATTTGACAACCAGAAATTGGATCTGTCAATTTTGATGATGTTAGTCTTCACTTGGAATATTGGGAGGAATTATTGTTTAAGTTTAATGAGatgaaaagatacagaagaatTGTTGGATCTCTTGTTGGATCATGCTTAAAAGCTGCATCACCACTTGTTTCTTCACAGAGAATCAGCTTGTCTGGTGTCTCTGGACATTTATTGATGTACTTGCTTGATATGTTTGTTGATAAAACATTTTTGGCCAAATGAATCTCTTTCTAATTCTCATTCTGCTGTTGCAAATACTGTTTGGTGTTTAATTGTCAGAAGGCAGCTCAATGCACAGGGGCACCCATTAATGCAGGTCTGGGAAGGGTCAATTATGCAGTTCTTTCTTTCAGTCAGGGAGAATTAAATTTAGTCTTTCTCAATTTAAGTTTCTACTATATAAAGGGAAAACACAAATTAAGCTCAGCCATTTCAGTATTTATTGTGATGTGAGGAAACCTCTTAGTTACCTGTGTTTAAAGTGAAACCTTACAAGTgactttaaagaaaaaaaaatctggattgaaaataagaaaagaacaaaggACAGCACATGTTGCTTCACAAGTAGGATACCTTTTCATGTTGATGACCCTTTTCGATTGTTTAGCATTTCTTTGTTTGATAGCAGTATTTTCAAACTAATGGGGCTATGTAATTTTAGTGGAAAATTAATTGATTACTTATTCATAAACGGCAACTTGGatttctgaaattttttgacgtgaGGATACTTGGGTAGATGGCTTACCATTATGTACCTATCAGATACCTTATTCATTAGATAATTTTTTGGTACAAGTGATCTGTGCTTAGTCTgtgaattcaaaattttttactaCCATTCATACGCATTATGCTTTTCATGGAGTGTATTTTGCAAATGGTTCTTCTTACGAATGACAAGCTATTAATGATGGATAGAATGATTACTGGCTACATAATGTAGTTTGCTTGTCATTTGCAAGGTTATAAAGTTGGACAAATTTTGAAGTCTATGTTTACCTAAAATCCAATGATTACAAACTAGAAATTATTTAAGCAATAGGAACATGTACATTGCCATGCAGATTTTCGATTATGTAGGTCCAAATGAAGGTTTTTTAAAGCTTTATTTTCATTTGGATCTGTTATTTTAGatgtttatttttgaagaaaGTTCATTTGGCTCTGCTATAATAGTCGTTTATTCTGTGACTTGTTCTGGATTATTGTAACAGGGAAGCCATTGTTTCGCTAAGTGAAAGGCTTGCATTTACCATCTCTTTGTTCTTTATATAACTATATGCTTGTCAAGGATTTTAAGATGTCGACCATTTGGAGATGTTACTGTATTATTTCCCTAAATCATGTGTTTCATTGTGGCTttcagtttctagaagtgccactTTTATTGGGGTAGCAACCATGAAAAGTCAGAACATGTTCTGAATGTTGTTATATGGTTCAATTGGGAAAATGAACTGTTCTGAGTATGATTTCAAGTTTGTCATAATTTCCTTGGTGTAGGATACTTTGGGTCATGGGTACAATCCAAGCATGGGCCATGCTGCTTGGTTTTTGGTATGTGGGGGTAGGGATAATGTTGACTTTTTTGGATTAGTTCCTGATAGTTCTGTTGCTTTTCGGTCGTGTTCACTTAGTTAGTTGGGGTAAGACATCTTGATCTTTTCACAGCATTTAACTAAATgctttttttcccaaaaaaaggTAAGAGACATGAAAACTTGATGGTTCTTAATTTTTGTTGATTTAACCCTTTTTTTAATGGATTTGAAGTGTAATATATCATATGAATTCCATTTTTGCTTAGATGTTCTCtattaaccctaaaccctaaaccctaaaccctaaaccctaaactaaaccctaaaccctaaaccctaaaccctaaaccctaaaccctaaaccttaaacactatatttttttaaatctcaattagttaaatcttaattattttttttattgccaATGTGTCCTGCAtcaattattttaaatcttaatttttttttattatttagtaatatttatttttcaattggAAATATGATGTCATGACGAGGAAGGCCTCCACTGGGCAGGGGCGGAGCCTTTTCGGCCGTTTGGGCCCATGCAAGGCTCGAGTCAGGGGCGGAGCCCTGACTGCTATCAGGTCTCACAAGATGCTTGATCGAACTAGTAAAATATTGGCTGCTATGTGTTGACAGTTGATACTACCGGTATTTGAAACATTTATTAATATAAATGAATTAGAGAGGCATACTATAAGGGAATATGGAAGTATACATGTgccttagggtttagggtttagggtttagggtttagggtttagggtttagggtttagggtttagggttttagggtttagggtttagggtttagggtttagggtttagggtttagggtttagggtttagggtttagggtttagggtgtagggtttagggtttagggtttagggtttagggtttagggtttagggtttagggtttagggtttggggtttagggtttggggtttagggtttagggtttaggtttagggtttagggtttagggtttagggtttagggtttagggtttagggttttagggtttagggtttagagtttagggtttagggtttagggtttagggtttagggtttagggtttagggcttagggttagggtttagggtttagggtttagggtttagggtttagggtttagggttttagggtttatggtttagggtttagggtttagggtttagggtttagggtttagggtttagggtttagggttttagggtttagggtttagggtttagggtttagggtttagggtttagggtttagggtttttagggtttagggtttagggtttagggtttagggtttttagggtttagggtttagggtttagggtttagggtttagggtttttagggtttagggtttagggttccgGGTTCCGGGTttcgggttttagggttttagggtttatggttttagggtttagggtttagggtttagggtttagggtttcaggtttcgggtttcgggtttcgATCCTATCATGCATTCATAAAACAATAATGCATGCATTAACTAATATGATTATTTCAACGAATACCTCGATATTAATATTGTAGAGACATCCTATTATCAATAGGGATGGATATTGGCTcactttaaaagaaaaaaaaattataattggatattctattttttataaaatcaacataataccaatctgattaaaaaaagaaaaagaaaatgagaagaAGTGACTGATGGAATGGTGGAAAGAAAGACCAATGCTTCTCAATAATGACACAAATAAATTTCTGTCTCTTTATAGGGATTGGATGATGCATTATTGTACCTATTCAAAGGTTCATGCACTTGCGTTAGTAGTGACCTTATTCGATACAACctttcattttcctttttttgcaCCTTCTCATGGCATCTTTTCCTAAAACAAGATCCAAGATTATAAATTAACTTTATTTTATAACAAAATATAAGCAAGTTTTTTAGATTACCAAATTCAGATGACTTCAGTGATTATGTTCTTTCCAATAAACACTGAGATTAAAATGCTTGAGTTAGTAAAATTTTCCTCTACATTTCATACATTCTTTGGTGCTGGTGTTGCTTTAATGTCATATTAAtggttcctcctcttcttctttcaaaGATAACAAGGATTGTGCCGAGGAGATCCTCTTTATATCCTTGTTTgcttaattgaaatattttagatATGCAAATAACTCTATTTTGTATTAAGTGAACCTTCAAACTTTATTATGTATACCGATAATATATATTACTTTGGTTTAGAGAGCCAACAGCAAATCTTATCATTCCATCCTTGAAAATATTTCAAACTTGTGAAACTCTCACTAATCAAAAGATTAACTCttctaaatttaaaatttatttttcttgacgAATATTACGAAAAGTAGCTTTTCTTTTACATACCTCCATACTCTTTATCGCACCGAGGCAAATGGTGCAATATTTAATTTCTGCATCGTATGTGACTGGAAAACAAGTGCATGTATTTTGAAGGCGACGATGCTGAAATCTCGTCGTTAAAACCAGTAGCCAATAATGCAATCGAGGATTGGAGATGCAGTCTAAATCTACTATTCTGGGTGTGGTCTACTTGTGGTTAGAGCTCCGGCACCTCGTTGAGGTCGAAGTCAAACAGCCCACGTTTTACTCCCTTGTCGATTTCAGATGAGTGTGGAGAAGACGATGGAGCTCGATGCTGCAGCTCATTGAAGTGCCGTCTCTTGTGGCCCCCGAGTGCCTGCCCGCTTCGGAACGTCAGGTTGCAGTTCGTGCATCGGTGTTCTGCCATCTCCGCTTTGATCACTGCACCGTTTCCATGGATCAAGTCCTCGCCTTGCTTCGTGTTGGAACCTTCCTTCTCGTTAGGGATCGCCGCTGCTTCTTCGGGATTGCTCttcttcttgttgtggctggcTCGGTGTCCTCCCAGCGCCTGGTGAGATGAGAAAGTCTTGAAGCATACACTGCACTGGTACCTTGGAAAACGAGCAGATGTGCCGGACCCGTTCACCAGTTCCAGCTCTTTGATCCTCCTCTTCTTTGTTCTCTTGGAGCTCGATATCAGTTCGTTCCCGTAGCTGCCGGCGTCCATGTCATCAGATTTCTGATCCCAACCGATCCCATCGGTGCCAGCAAAACGAGTGCCAGCGATCTGTTTCGTATCAGTGTCTTCCTCCTCAGTGGTGATGGTGGTCTCCGGACGCTGCGGCTTTCCATCAGCCAGGAGCAACAGGGTATCAGCGGCAATCGCGTCGTCATCTCTGTCACCAGCCGTCCCTTTCCGCCCTCTTCTCGCGGTTGACCACTTGGTGGTGGGCGGCACTCTCGCGATCGACGAATACGCATCGGGTTGCGGCTTCTTCCTAGCACCCGGAGGCGGATTAACTCCTCTGTAGTCTCTCTCCGGGTGGCACCTCAGGTGGCCAAACAGTGATTTATCGGAGGGGAAGGTCTTCCCGCACTCAGGGCATGTTGGGACCACCGCCCTCCTGTTTGCATGCTTGCGTTTGAAGCTGCCACAACCCTCGTCGACCGCCTCTTTGACGTCCGATGCAGATTCGGCGTTAGCATGCTCATCGCCGGCAAGCTCCCCGTCAGCACCACCGGTGGATTGGTCAGCTATCACACCACTATCACCAGATGGAGACACCGCCTCCTGAGCCGCTGCTTCCCTGTCCTCGTCTCCGGTCTTGGGGCACTTGATCCGAAGCCGCAGGGTGTTCTTGGTCAGCTCCTCGGGGGCTTGCTCTTCTGCGGTCACTGCAGCATCCCAGGTCATATGGTGGCTTCCACCTTCCATGAGACGAGCTGCCATTCCTGAGCAACAGATGAGAGCGAGGGATCAGACGTGAAGGCACGTACGTGAACTGAAGACACTATAATGGTTTCAGCTCACGAAGGAAATAACTTACTCTCTGGTTGATGGCAAGAAGCTGCCTCTTCCCTATCTATCAGTTTCCGAAACCCAAAAGGTCATAAAACAGAGCCGAAGCCACAGCTTCCCACGAAAGACAGCGACGACAGCACAATAACTACGACAGAGGACACCTTCTTTGGTTACCAACAAAAACTCAAACCCAGCTTCGTCAACACCTATTTGGATCCTACAACGAGACGAAGAACAAGAGCAGCAACCTCAGCTGAACATGGCGTGATCTCCAGCTGGAGCCGCCTTCGACGCATACAGGGTCTATCAACCTCGAGAAAACAAAATGACGAGCTCGAGGGAAGCAGATTGGATAAAAAAGACACCCATTTTTCTTTGGATCAAGAGAAGAAGGGGTGGGGGGGGGAGAGGAGGCAGCGAGCCGATCGATGGAGCTGGCAACTCCCTGTGCTCTTCTCCAAAGTCCAAAAAGGCGGAGGCTGCAAAGAAGGAAAGCAGGGCTGGAGACAGTGGCGAGGTTGTGAGAGGCACAGGGGTGAGGAAGGCGGGAGAGGAggggtaggaggaggaggaggcgaagaaGAGTGATTCGGAGATGGCTGTAATAACAGTAATGGAGGAAGAGGTGGAATCCCGCAACAATTAATCTCGCCTCGCGACCATCGCTCGGGGGTGCCTTCCATGCGTTATACTGCTCTGTTCGTGATGGTGGTGAGAGAGAAACCGACTTGTGGAGGACGAATGGGAGCCGTGCGAACAGAGCAGAACACTCATGCCTTCCATGCGTTATACTGCTCTGCGAACAGAGCAGAACAGAGCAGAATGGGAGCCGTGCGAACAGAGCAGAACAGAGCAGAAGAGTGTTCTGCTCTGTTCGCACGGAAGGCATGAGTGTTCTGCTCTGTTCGCACGGCTCCCATTCGTCCTCCACAAGTCGGTTTCTCTCTCACCACCATCACGAACAGAGCAGTATAACGCATGGAAGGCACCCCCGAGCGATGGTCGCGAGGCGAGATTAATTGTTGCGGGATTCCACCTCTTCCTCCATTACTGTTATTACAGCCATCTCCGAATCACTCttcttcgcctcctcctcctcctaccccTCCTCTCCCGCCTTCCTCACCCCTGTGCCTCTCACAACCTCGCCACTGTCTCCAGCCCTGCTTTCCTTCTTTGCAGCCTCCGCCTTTTTGGACTTTGGAGAAGAGCACAGGGAGTTGCCAGCTCCATCGATCGGCTCGCTGCCTCCTCTCCCCCCCCCACCCCTTCTTCTCTTGATCCAAAGAAAAATGGGTGTCTTTTTTATCCAATCTGCTTCCCTCGAGCTCGTCATTTTGTTTTCTCGAGGTTGATAGACCCTGTATGCGTCGAAGGCGGCTCCAGCTGGAGATCACGCCATGTTCAGCTGAGGTTGCTGCTCTTGTTCTTCGTCTCGTTGTAGGATCCAAATAGGTGTTGACGAAGCTGGGTTTGAGTTTTTGTTGGTAACCAAAGAAGGTGTCCTCTGTCGTAGTTATTGTGCTGTCGTCGCTGTCTTTCGTGGGAAGCTGTGGCTTCGGCTCTGTTTTATGACCTTTTGGGTTTCGGAAACTGATAGATAGGGAAGAGGCAGCTTCTTGCCATCAACCAGAGAGTAAGTTATTTCCTTCGTGAGCTGAAACCATTATAGTGTCTTCAGTTCACGTACGTGCCTTCACGTCTGATCCCTCGCTCTCATCTGTTGCTCAGGAATGGCAGCTCGTCTCATGGAAGGTGGAAGCCACCATATGACCTGGGATGCTGCAGTGACCGCAGAAGAGCAAGCCCCCGAGGAGCTGACCAAGAACACCCTGCGGCTTCGGATCAAGTGCCCCAAGACCGGAGACGAGGACAGGGAAGCAGCGGCTCAGGAGGCGGTGTCTCCATCTGGTGATAGTGGTGTGATAGCTGACCAATCCACCGGTGGTGCTGACGGGGAGCTTGCCGGCGATGAGCATGCTAACGCCGAATCTGCATCGGACGTCAAAGAGGCGGTCGACGAGGGTTGTGGCAGCTTCAAACGCAAGCATGCAAACAGGAGGGCGGTGGTCCCAACATGCCCTGAGTGCGGGAAGACCTTCCCCTC is from Musa acuminata AAA Group cultivar baxijiao chromosome BXJ1-6, Cavendish_Baxijiao_AAA, whole genome shotgun sequence and encodes:
- the LOC135677600 gene encoding zinc finger protein ZAT9-like, which codes for MAARLMEGGSHHMTWDAAVTAEEQAPEELTKNTLRLRIKCPKTGDEDREAAAQEAVSPSGDSGVIADQSTGGADGELAGDEHANAESASDVKEAVDEGCGSFKRKHANRRAVVPTCPECGKTFPSDKSLFGHLRCHPERDYRGVNPPPGARKKPQPDAYSSIARVPPTTKWSTARRGRKGTAGDRDDDAIAADTLLLLADGKPQRPETTITTEEEDTDTKQIAGTRFAGTDGIGWDQKSDDMDAGSYGNELISSSKRTKKRRIKELELVNGSGTSARFPRYQCSVCFKTFSSHQALGGHRASHNKKKSNPEEAAAIPNEKEGSNTKQGEDLIHGNGAVIKAEMAEHRCTNCNLTFRSGQALGGHKRRHFNELQHRAPSSSPHSSEIDKGVKRGLFDFDLNEVPEL